The Magnolia sinica isolate HGM2019 chromosome 9, MsV1, whole genome shotgun sequence genome contains a region encoding:
- the LOC131255350 gene encoding disease resistance protein RPP8-like produces MEASEGRETERMAKSAVQSAAETLTYFLRQKDFYLPHVDRCVMPLRNELKALLQDVDGMRGYNESVQLIEVANNIKNVIDFFIFKIAEQRGETSAGLMSYQSTFNSGIKDKPAIEDLGKKIFDLKRRLDEILSNRSQYGIHNVQARGEASTSSNQSQIQREKRAPIVEETEVVGFEDETRTLVGRLIAEDRRRVVISITGTGGVGKSTLAMKVYHHVRKSFDIHFWVNAPQEYLVRDILFACIVSVNPFFSRRSMERMSEEDLRRKLSGYLERMRYLVVIDGIWSREAWDGLVTAFPDWENGSRVLLTTRNEEVAKYADTQSTPHKLHILNENESWTLFCKKALLENPSPACLPNLVELGRRMVAKCGGLPLAITVLGGVLSRKEKSVYEWEKVLRSVEWWLHQSEEDAISGILALSYDDLPYYLKPCFLYFGAFPEDSEIYVGELIRIWIAEGFVQVRGEKEMEDVAEDYVEELISRSMIQVSERKSNGMAKKCRIHDQLRDLAISKAESERFLYVYGNKAPTSSIMAARLAITGGDISNCISLNSSTPHLRSILDFSYESDLTGKLALNILGGSFEFLRVLHLESGKLLRLPVENGDLIRFRYLRLEMRASEFLPSTIIHLSNLQTLDIRYSGMSVLLLDDITQMEQIRHLMVEHGWFSSGMQLHHLSNLQTLKTVRAGSWIEDGLEKLTNLRDLEIDEIQGDVHMALSRSISKLVHLRSLCLMTCVGSDQSWIPAFESFSKHEHLYKMKLKGRLEKLPESHAFPPNLTELWLYDSKLERDPMVTLEKLPNLRSLCIDGSFIGRDPYMGKEMVCSAGGFPLLDTLNIVGLYELEEWRVEEGAMRNLRCLKISFCKRLKMLPDGLRYIITLQELKLEYMSEELKGRVRKNEGEDWFKIRHIPSLFIQ; encoded by the coding sequence ATGGAAGCTTCTGAAGGAAGGGAGACAGAGAGAATGGCTAAGAGTGCTGTTCAATCCGCCGCAGAAACTCTGACCTATTTTCTAAGGCAGAAAGATTTTTACCTTCCCCATGTAGATAGGTGTGTTATGCCACTTCGAAACGAACTCAAAGCCTTACTCCAAGACGTGGATGGGATGCGCGGGTATAATGAAAGTGTTCAGCTAATAGAAGTAGCAAACAACATCAAGAACGTCATCGACTTCTTCATCTTTAAAATTGCAGAGCAACGAGGAGAGACGAGTGCTGGATTGATGAGTTACCAATCCACTTTTAATAGTGGCATCAAAGACAAACCAGCCATTGAGGATCTTGGAAAGAAGATCTTCGACTTAAAAAGAAGGCTCGACGAGATCTTGTCCAACAGATCACAGTACGGCATCCACAATGTACAGGCACGTGGAGAAGCTTCGACTTCTTCAAATCAAAGCCAGATACAGAGGGAGAAGAGGGCTCCTATTGTCGAGGAAACCGAAGTGGTCGGCTTTGAAGACGAGACAAGGACGCTGGTGGGGAGGCTGATTGCAGAAGATAGGCGGCGTGTTGTCATTTCCATCACTGGAACGGGAGGAGTAGGAAAGTCTACTCTTGCAATGAAAGTTTACCACCATGTACGGAAGAGTTTCGATATTCATTTTTGGGTCAATGCGCCTCAAGAATATCTAGTGCGAGATATTCTTTTCGCATGTATCGTTTCAGTCAATCCATTCTTCTCACGACGCTCAATGGAGAGGATGAGTGAGGAAGACTTGCGGAGAAAACTTTCTGGCTACTTGGAACGGATGCGGTATCTGGTGGTAATTGATGGTATATGGTCCAGAGAAGCTTGGGATGGCTTGGTTACTGCATTTCCAGATTGGGAAAACGGCAGCAGAGTGCTGCTCACGACTCGTAATGAAGAAGTAGCAAAGTATGCAGATACACAGAGCACACCTCATAAATTACATATTCTCAATGAAAATGAGAGCTGGACATTGTTTTGCAAGAAAGCACTACTGGAAAATCCTTCTCCTGCATGCCTTCCAAATCTGGTGGAGTTGGGGAGAAGGATGGTTGCGAAATGCGGAGGTTTACCTCTAGCAATCACAGTCTTAGGAGGTGTCTTATCAAGGAAAGAGAAGTCAGTGTATGAGTGGGAGAAAGTGCTTAGAAGTGTGGAATGGTGGCTACATCAAAGTGAAGAAGATGCAATCTCGGGCATATTGGCCCTGAGCTACGATGACTTGCCCTATTACTTGAAGCCCTGCTTTCTTTATTTTGGAGCATTTCCTGAAGACTCCGAAATCTATGTGGGCGAATTGATTCGGATATGGATAGCGGAAGGATTCGTGCAGGTAAGGGGAGAAAAAGAAATGGAAGACGTTGCGGAGGATTATGTAGAAGAGCTCATCAGTAGAAGCATGATTCAGGTGTCCGAAAGGAAAAGCAATGGAATGGCTAAAAAGTGTCGTATTCATGATCAACTACGCGACCTTGCGATTTCAAAAGCAGAGAGCGAAAGATTCCTGTACGTGTACGGTAACAAAGCGCCTACGTCATCCATCATGGCAGCCCGACTTGCAATTACTGGTGGTGACATCAGCAACTGCATCTCTCTTAACAGCTCCACTCCACACCTCCGCTCTATATTGGACTTCAGCTACGAGAGTGACTTGACAGGGAAACTAGCCCTGAATATCCTGGGCGGATCTTTCGAATTTCTTAGGGTGTTGCATCTCGAAAGCGGAAAACTCTTACGTCTCCCTGTCGAAAATGGGGACCTAATCCGCTTTAGGTACCTACGTCTTGAAATGCGGGCGTCAGAATTTCTACCATCCACCATAATTCACCTGTCTAATTTACAAACTCTTGATATACGGTATTCAGGCATGTCAGTTCTGCTACTAGATGATATTACGCAGATGGAACAGATAAGGCACTTAATGGTAGAGCATGGTTGGTTCAGCAGCGGCATGCAACTCCATCACTTGAGCAATCTCCAGACGCTTAAGACAGTAAGGGCGGGCAGCTGGATAGAAGATGGGTTGGAGAAACTGACCAATTTGAGAGATTTGGAAATAGATGAAATACAAGGAGATGTCCATATGGCATTATCTCGTTCCATTAGTAAATTGGTCCACCTCAGATCATTGTGCCTAATGACATGTGTTGGATCTGACCAATCGTGGATTCCAGCTTTTGAGTCCTTCTCAAAACATGAGCATCTatataaaatgaaattgaaagGACGCTTAGAGAAATTACCAGAGTCGCATGCATTCCCGCCTAACCTCACTGAGCTTTGGTTGTATGATTCCAAATTAGAACGAGACCCGATGGTAACACTGGAGAAGCTGCCCAACCTTCGGAGTCTCTGTATCGACGGCAGTTTTATTGGAAGAGACCCTTACATGGGAAAGGAAATGGTTTGCTCTGCTGGAGGGTTTCCACTGCTCGACACTCTGAATATTGTTGGATTATATGAATTAGAGGAGTGGAGAGTGGAGGAAGGAGCTATGCGGAATCTTAGGTGTTTGAAGATTTCATTCTGTAAAAGATTGAAGATGCTTCCTGATGGATTGCGATATATCATCACCCTTCAAGAATTGAAGTTGGAATACATGTCAGAAGAATTGAAAGGAAGGGTAAGAAAGAACGAGGGTgaggattggtttaagatccgaCACATACCCTCTCTTTTCATCCAATAA